The Candidatus Methylomirabilota bacterium DNA segment CTACACGGTCAACTCGCTCGGCGGCGACGTGCGCTTCGGCGCTCCGATCGGAGACTACAGCCGCTGGAACGCCCTGTACCGCTTGAGCCAGGAGAAGGTCAGCAACGTCGCGTCCAATGCCAGCACGGAGCTGCTGCAGGCACAGGGCACCACGGTGACATCGCTGGTCGGGGGCTCGCTCAGCCGGGACACGCGGGACAGCTTGACGGAGCCGACACGCGGCAACTACTCCCTGTTCGGAGCCGACGTCGCGGGCATCGGGACGGGGGACAACCGCTTCTTCCGGATCACGGCCACGACGACCCAGCACCAGCCGCTGTGGTTCGACCATGTGCTCAGCGGACGCCTCATGACGGGTTACCAGCTCGGCTGGTACAAAGACCCAGTGCCGTTTTTCGAGCGCTACTACCTCGGCGGCCCAAACACCATCCGGAGCTTCAAGGCGCGCCAAATCTCACCCGTGGACTCGTCGGGCACGGCCATCGGCGGGAATTTCCAGGTGCTGGGCAACCTCGAGTACTCGGTGCCGCTGCCCTACGGAATCAGGGCAGCGCTCTTCTTCGATGCCGGCAACGTCTACGGCCCGGACCAGAGCGTGCACGCGCCGGTTGACCTGACGAACCTCAAGTACGCGGTCGGTCCCGGGATCCGCTGGAACTCGCCCTTTGGGCCCGTCCGGGTGGACTACGGCGTCAACCCGAACCCGACGGGGAAGGAGAAGTTCGGCAATATCCAGTTCTCGATGGGCTCGGCGTTCTAGCCAGGAGGAGAGAGGCATGAGTGGGCGCTTCAGGCAGGCGGTGGTGGTAACGGTGCTGGCGAGTCTCTCGGCTCTGTGGTGGGCGCTGACACCAGCCCTCGCGCAGGCGCCGCAAGCGACCCGCATCGGGTACGTGGATCTCCAGCGCATCCTCGCGCGCTCGCAGGCCGGGGTGCAGGCCCGCGAGCAGCTGGAGAAGGAGAAGGTCGGCATGCAGAAGCAGCTGGACGGTCAGAAGGCCGAGCTCGACAAGCTGCGGGACGAACTCGAGAAGAAGGGGCAGCTGCTTTCGGCTGATGCCCGCCGGGACAAGCAGGACCAGCTTGAGCGCAAGCTGCGCGACGCCCAACGTCTCGCCGGCGACCTCGAGAAGGAGCTGCAGAAGAAGGAACAGACCATGGGGGCGAAGATCCTGCGAGAGCTGGAGGGGATCTTTACCAGGGTCGGCAAGGAGAAGGGCTACGCGCTCATCCTCGAGCGCCGACAGGCCGGCGTCGTCTACGGCGCGCCCGAGGTGGACGTCACGGAGGAAGTGATCAAGGCCTTCGACGACGAGACGCGCAAGGCCAAGAAGTAGGCTGCCGTGGGCGCCCAGTTCACGCTCGGCCGGATCGCCGAGGCGCTCGGCGCCACGCTCGAAGGGGATCCGGCGCGGGTCATCCGCGGCGTCGCACCGCTCGAGGGCGCGGGGCCTGAGCACGTGTCGTTCCTGGTCCACCCTCGCTACGCGCGCGCCGCGGCAGAGAGCGCGGCAGGTGCTCTCGTTGTCGGCCGGGACGTCGAAGGCCTGCCCCAGGCGCTCCTGCGCGTCGACTCGCCACAGATGGCCCTCATCGCGCTCCTGCGGTTGTTCCACCCCGAACCTCCTGTCGCCTCCGGCATCCACGCGACGGCTGTCGTGGCCGGCAGTGCGCGCGTGCACCCGACGGCCTTCCTGGGCGCGTGCGCCGT contains these protein-coding regions:
- a CDS encoding OmpH family outer membrane protein, giving the protein MSGRFRQAVVVTVLASLSALWWALTPALAQAPQATRIGYVDLQRILARSQAGVQAREQLEKEKVGMQKQLDGQKAELDKLRDELEKKGQLLSADARRDKQDQLERKLRDAQRLAGDLEKELQKKEQTMGAKILRELEGIFTRVGKEKGYALILERRQAGVVYGAPEVDVTEEVIKAFDDETRKAKK